ACCCGGCCGCCCGGAAAGGCCTCCAGCACCTTGCGGTAGGACTCGACCTGCTTCTCCTCGGACGGCGCCTTCTTGCTGTCGTCCAGGAACAGGAACTCGGTGCGGAACAGGCCCACGCCCTCGGCGCCGGCCTCTACGGCCGCCGGGACGTCGGCGGGACCGCCGACGTTGGCGAGGAGCGGCACCTTGTGGCCGTCGGAGGTCGCGCCCGGACCGGACGACGCGGAGAGAGCGGCCTTGCGCTCGGCCGCGGAGGCCTCCAGCTCGGCCCGCTTCTCCGGGGTCGGGTCCACGAACAGGTCGCCGGTGCTGCCGTCGACGGCGATCAGAGTGCCCTCGGCGATCTCACCGGCACCGGGCAGCGCGACGATCGCCGGGACGCCGAGCGCCCGCGCGAGGATGGCGCTGTGGCTGGTCGGCCCGCCCTCCTCGGTGACGAAGCCCAGCACCAGCGCGGGGTCCAGGAGCGCGGTGTCGGCGGGAGCGAGGTCCCGCGCGATGAGCACGTACGGCTCGTCGCTGTCCGGCACACCGGGCATCGGCACGCCGAGCAGGCGCGCCACGATCCGGTTGCGCACGTCGTCCAGGTCCGCCACCCGGCCGGCCATGTACTCGCCGGCACCCGCGAGCAGCACGCGGTAGGCGGCGAACGCGTCGTAGACACCGCGCTCGGCGGTGCTCCCGACGGCGATCCGCCGGTCGACGTCCGCCATCAGCTCGGGGTCCGTGGCGATCATCGCCTGGGCCTCTAGCACGTGCTGGGCCTCGCCGCCGGCCAGCTGGCCGCGCGCGATGAGGTCGGCCGAGACAGCCTCCACGGCCTTGCGGGCGCGCCCCTGTTCGCGCTCCGCCTCGTCCGCGGTGATCTGCTTGGCCGGCGGTTCGAGAACCGCCGTACCCATGTGCCGAACCTCGCCGATCGCCACACCGTGGCTCACGCCGACGCCTCGCAGCGTTGTCTCCATTTCACCCGTCTCCGATAGAGCGACGATCCGGGCCGTCGCGGTGGTTGTCCGACTCGCCCGTGCGGGCGGACGCGTCACTGCCAGCCGAAGAGAACGTCGTGGGCCTTCACGTCGCCCGACTCGACGACGTCGGACAGCGCGTCGGGCGTCGCCTCCAGTGCCACGACCGGGCAGACGGGGGACTTGCCGGCGGCCTCGACCGCGGCGGGGTTCCAACGGATGACGGCCTGACCGCGGGTCACGGTGTCGCCCTTGTTGACGAGGAGCTCGAAGCCCTCGCCGTTGAGCTGGACGGTGTCGATCCCGAGGTGGGTGAGGACGCCGTGGCCCTCAGCGTCCACGACGACGTACGCGTGCGGGTGCAGGGAGACGACCACACCGTCGACGGGGGACACCGCCTCCGAGGGCTCGCGCACGGGATCGATGGCGGTGCCCGGTCCCACCATCGCGCCGGAGAACACCGGATCGGGCACTGCCGCGAGTCCGATGGCCTGCCCGGCAAGTGGGGACGTCACGCTGGTCATGGGGGGCCTCCCAGGGGTGGGGCTTCTTCGTGTCACCGTCACTACCTGTCGCGAACGGCGTACTCTTCAGAAGGATAAGTCACGAGATGTTCGGGTTCGCCCGATGTTGGTCCCGATCCGGGCTGGCCCTTCGGCACGGAGACTAGTGGACTAGACCGGTGGACTAGACCATACGCCCCTCGTGGATTTGCCTTGACTGTGGCGGACCTGTACTGTCGTGACTCCCGCCGGGACGTGTCGTGTGAACTTCTCGCGAACATCCCATGGACGGGGCGCCTTCTTTTTCATCCGTGACCTCTGTTTCTCTCCCTTGTTCCCGCATGCCTTCCGGCAAAACGGCGAGTGGTGAGAGAGCGGAAAAAACGCTGATAGAGTCGGAATCGCCGAAAAGGAAAACGCGAAAGCGAAAGCCTGGAAAGCGAAAGCGAATCCCGCTTCGACCGGGAATCGGACACGAAAGAGTCTGATAGAGTCGGAAACGCAAGAACAGAACGAACAGAACGAAGCGAAGCCCGGAGGAAAGCCCGAGAGGGTGAGTACGAAGGAAGCGTCCGTTCCTTGAGAACTCAACAGCGTGCCAAAAATCAACGCCAAAAGTTGATACCCCGTCCATTTCGGTGGATGAGGTTCCTTTGAAAAAGTCCTGTGAGGCACCGGTTTCGGTGTGCTTGCAGGCGACAAAACACAGCGAGGACGTTGTGGATGACCGGTCTTATTCCGACCTGGTTGTCCCGCTCTTAGTGTGTGTTGACCCGATTACGGGTAAACATTCATGGAGAGTTTGATCCTGGCTCAGGACGAACGCTGGCGGCGTGCTTAACACATGCAAGTCGAACGATGAAGCCCTTCGGGGTGGATTAGTGGCGAACGGGTGAGTAACACGTGGGCAATCTGCCCTTCACTCTGGGACAAGCCCTGGAAACGGGGTCTAATACCGGATACCACTCCTGTCTGCATGGGCAGGGGTTGAAAGCTCCGGCGGTGAAGGATGAGCCCGCGGCCTATCAGCTTGTTGGTGGGGTAATGGCCCACCAAGGCGACGACGGGTAGCCGGCCTGAGAGGGCGACCGGCCACACTGGGACTGAGACACGGCCCAGACTCCTACGGGAGGCAGCAGTGGGGAATATTGCACAATGGGCGAAAGCCTGATGCAGCGACGCCGCGTGAGGGATGACGGCCTTCGGGTTGTAAACCTCTTTCAGCAGGGAAGAAGCGAAAGTGACGGTACCTGCAGAAGAAGCGCCGGCTAACTACGTGCCAGCAGCCGCGGTAATACGTAGGGCGCAAGCGTTGTCCGGAATTATTGGGCGTAAAGAGCTCGTAGGCGGCTTGTCACGTCGGATGTGAAAGCCCGAGGCTTAACCTCGGGTCTGCATTCGATACGGGCTAGCTAGAGTGTGGTAGGGGAGATCGGAATTCCTGGTGTAGCGGTGAAATGCGCAGATATCAGGAGGAACACCGGTGGCGAAGGCGGATCTCTGGGCCATTACTGACGCTGAGGAGCGAAAGCGTGGGGAGCGAACAGGATTAGATACCCTGGTAGTCCACGCCGTAAACGTTGGGAACTAGGTGTTGGCGACATTCCACGTCGTCGGTGCCGCAGCTAACGCATTAAGTTCCCCGCCTGGGGAGTACGGCCGCAAGGCTAAAACTCAAAGGAATTGACGGGGGCCCGCACAAGCAGCGGAGCATGTGGCTTAATTCGACGCAACGCGAAGAACCTTACCAAGGCTTGACATATACCGGAAAGCATTAGAGATAGTGCCCCCCTTGTGGTCGGTATACAGGTGGTGCATGGCTGTCGTCAGCTCGTGTCGTGAGATGTTGGGTTAAGTCCCGCAACGAGCGCAACCCTTGTCCTGTGTTGCCAGCATGCCCTTCGGGGTGATGGGGACTCACAGGAGACCGCCGGGGTCAACTCGGAGGAAGGTGGGGACGACGTCAAGTCATCATGCCCCTTATGTCTTGGGCTGCACACGTGCTACAATGGCCGGTACAATGAGCTGCGATACCGTGAGGTGGAGCGAATCTCAAAAAGCCGGTCTCAGTTCGGATTGGGGTCTGCAACTCGACCCCATGAAGTCGGAGTTGCTAGTAATCGCAGATCAGCATTGCTGCGGTGAATACGTTCCCGGGCCTTGTACACACCGCCCGTCACGTCACGAAAGTCGGTAACACCCGAAGCCGGTGGCCCAACCCGTAAGGGAGGGAGCTGTCGAAGGTGGGACTGGCGATTGGGACGAAGTCGTAACAAGGTAGCCGTACCGGAAGGTGCGGCTGGATCACCTCCTTTCTAAGGAGCACAGTACCGATTGCAGACAAATGTTCTGCACGGTCAGCTCATGGGTGGAACGTTGATTATTTGGCACGGTTTCCAAAACCTCCTGTAAGTACTGCTTCGGCGTGGAAAACAGGGAGTGTGGAGGGGATCGTGTCTGGCACGTTGTTGGGTCCTGAAGGTACGGCCGTGAGGTTGTGTCTTCTTGCCGGCCCCAGTGAACTCAACGGTTTGTCCGGTGGGGTGGTGGGTGGCTGGTCGTTGTTTGAGAACTACACAGTGGACGCGAGCATCTGTGGCCAAGTTTTTAAGGGCGCACGGTGGATGCCTTGGCACCAGGAACCGATGAAGGACGTGAGAGGCCGCGATAGGCCCCGGGGAGCTGCCAACTGAGCTTTGATCCGGGGGTGTCCGAATGGGGAAACCCGGCAGTCGTCATGGGCTGTCACCCACTGCTGAACACATAGGCAGTGTGGAGGGAACGCGGGGAAGTGAAACATCTCAGTACCCGCAGGAAGAGAAAACAACCGTGATTCCGGGAGTAGTGGCGAGCGAAACCGGATGAGGCCAAACCGTATGCGTGTGATACCCGGCAGGGGTTGCGCATGCGGGGTTGTGGGAATTCTTTTGATCGGTCTGCCGGCCGGTCGGCGAGTCAGAAACCGTTGATGTAGTCGAAGGACATGCGAAAGGTCCGGCGTAGAGGGTAAGACCCCCGTAGACGAAACATCAGCGGCTTGCTTAAGAATCTCCCAAGTAGCACGGGGCCCGAGAAATCCCGTGTGAATCTGGCGGGACCACCCGCTAAGCCTAAATATTCCCTGGTGACCGATAGCGGATAGTACCGTGAGGGAATGGTGAAAAGTACCGCGGGAGCGGAGTGAAATAGTACCTGAAACCGTGTGCCTACAAGCCGTGGGAGCGTCGCTCATTGAGTTTACTCAATGGGTCGTGACTGCGTGCCTTTTGAAGAATGAGCCTGCGAGTTAGCGGTGTGTAGCGAGGTTAACCCGTGTGGGGAAGCCGTAGCGAAAGCGAGTCCGAATAGGGCGATTGAGTTGCACGCTCTAGACCCGAAGCGGAGTGATCTAGCCATGGGCAGGTTGAAGCGGAGGTAAGACTTCGTGGAGGACCGAACCCACCAGGGTTGAAAACCTGGGGGATGACCTGTGGTTAGGGGTGAAAGGCCAATCAAACTCCGTGATAGCTGGTTCTCCCCGAAATGCATTTAGGTGCAGCGTCGTGTGTTTCTTGCCGGAGGTAGAGCACTGGATAGGCGATGGGCCCTACCGGGTTACTGACCTTAGCCAAACTCCGAATGCCGGTAAGTGAGAGCACGGCAGTGAGACTGTGGGGGATAAGCTCCATGGTCGAGAGGGAAACAGCCCAGAGCATCGACTAAGGCCCCTAAGCGTACGCTAAGTGGGAAAGGATGTGGAGTCGCAGAGACAACCAGGAGGTTGGCTTAGAAGCAGCCACCCTTGAAAGAGTGCGTAATAGCTCACTGGTCAAGTGATTCCGCGCCGACAATGTAGCGGGGCTCAAGCGTACCGCCGAAGTCGTGTCATTGCAGCGTATAGCCCCAACGGGTGTTGTGATGGGTAGGGGAGCGTCGTGTGCCGGGTGAAGCAGCAGCGGAAGCTAGTTGTGGACGGTTCACGAGTGAGAATGCAGGCATGAGTAGCGATACACACGTGAGAAACGTGTGCGCCGATTGACTAAGGGTTCCTGGGTCAAGCTGATCTGCCCAGGGTAAGTCGGGACCTAAGGCGAGGCCGACAGGCGTAGTCGATGGACAACCGGTTGATATTCCGGTACCCGCTTTGAAACGCCCAATATCGAATCCTCTGATGCTAAGGCCGTGAAGCCGTTCCGGACCCTTCGGGGAAAGGAAAGTGGTGGAGCCGCCGATCCAAGGTGGTAGTAGGTAAGCGATGGGGTGACGCAGGAAGGTAGTCCAGCCCGGGCGGTGGTAGTCCCGGGGTAAGGGTGTAGGCCGAGGGGTAGGCAAATCCGTCCCTCATATAAGGCTGAGACCTGATGCCGAGCCGATTGTGGTGAAGTGGATGATCCTATGCTGTCGAGAAAAGCCTCTAGCGAGTTTCATGGCGGCCCGTACCCTAAACCGACTCAGGTGGTCAGGTAGAGAATACCGAGGCGTTCGGGTGAACTATGGTTAAGGAACTCGGCAAAATGCCCCCGTAACTTCGGGAGAAGGGGGGCCATCACTGGTGAGAGGACTTGCTCCTTGAGCTGGGGGTGGCCGCAGAGACCAGCGAGAAGCGACTGTTTACTAAAAACACAGGTCCGTGCGAAGCCGTAAGGCGATGTATACGGACTGACGCCTGCCCGGTGCTGGAACGTTAAGGGGACCGGTTAGTACACTTTCGGGTGTGCGAAGCTGAGAACTTAAGCGCCAGTAAACGGCGGTGGTAACTATAACCATCCTAAGGTAGCGAAATTCCTTGTCGGGTAAGTTCCGACCTGCACGAATGGCGTAACGACTTCTCGACTGTCTCAACCATAGGCCCGGTGAAATTGCACTACGAGTAAAGATGCTCGTTTCGCGCAGCAGGACGGAAAGACCCCGGGACCTTTACTATAGTTTGATATTGGTGTTCGGTTCGGCTTGTGTAGGATAGGTGGGAGACTTTGAAGCAGCCACGCCAGTGGTTGTGGAGTCGCCGTTGAAATACCACTCTGGTCGTGCTGGATGTCTAACCTCGGTCCGTGATCCGGATCAGGGACAGTGTCTGATGGGTAGTTTAACTGGGGCGGTTGCCTCCTAAAGAGTAACGGAGGCGCCCAAAGGTTCCCTCAGCCTGGTTGGCAATCAGGTGTTGAGTGTAAGTGCACAAGGGAGCTTGACTGTGAGACCGACGGGTCGAGCAGGGACGAAAGTCGGGACTAGTGATCCGGCGGTGGCTTGTGGAAGCGCCGTCGCTCAACGGATAAAAGGTACCCCGGGGATAACAGGCTGATCTTCCCCAAGAGTCCATATCGACGGGATGGTTTGGCACCTCGATGTCGGCTCGTCGCATCCTGGGGCTGGAGTCGGTCCCAAGGGTTGGGCTGTTCGCCCATTAAAGCGGTACGCGAGCTGGGTTTAGAACGTCGTGAGACAGTTCGGTCCCTATCCGCTGTGCGCGTAGGAATATTGAGAAGGGCTGTCCCTAGTACGAGAGGACCGGGACGGACGAACCTCTGGTGTGCCAGTTGTCCTGCCAAGGGCATGGCTGGTTGGCTACGTTCGGGAGGGATAACCGCTGAAAGCATCTAAGCGGGAAGCCTGCTTCAAGATGAGTATTCCCACCTCCTTGAGAGGGTAAGGCTCCCAGTAGACGACTGGGTTGATAGGCCAGATGTGGAAGCCCGGTAACGGGTGAAGCTGACTGGTACTAATAGGCCGAGGGCTTGTCCTCAGTTGCTCGCGTCCACTGTGTTAGTTCTGAAATAACGAACAGCTGTGAAAACACCAGCGTTCAAATTTCATAGTGTTTCGGTGGTCATAGCGTTAGGGAAACGCCCGGTTACATTCCGAACCCGGAAGCTAAGCCTTTCAGCGCCGATGGTACTGCAGGGGGGACCCTGTGGGAGAGTAGGACGCCGCCGAACAATCATTGTGGGAAAGCCCCGCACCTTATGGTGCGGGGCTTTTCTGCGTTCCGGGCCCGGGTGTGCTCTCCTGTAGGGTCAGGGTGCACCGTTCAACCATTTCTAGCGTCACAGTGGAGGCCCCCGGGTGGAGGTCCAGGAGACTCGGGTTCAGACCGACCGAATTTTCACCATTCCCAACATCCTGAGCATGGCCCGGCTGGCCGGCGTACCCCTGTTCCTGTGGCTGATTCTGGCCAAGCACGACGGGTGGGCCCTGGCCGTCCTCATGCTCAGCGGGATCAGTGACTACCTGGACGGGAAGCTCGCGCGCCGCTGGAATCAGATCAGCAACCTCGGCCGGCTGCTGGACCCGGCCGCGGACAGGCTGTACATCCTGTCCACGCTCTTCGGGCTGACCTACCGGGAGCTTTTGCCGCTGTGGCTCACCGGCGCGCTCCTGGCCCGTGAGCTGATGCTGCTGGTCATGGTGTGGATCCTGCGCCGACACGGCTATCCGCCGCCCCAGGTCAACTTCCTCGGGAAGGCCGCCACCTTCAACCTGATGTACGCCTTCCCCCTGCTGCTGCTCAGTGACGGCACGGGTTGGTTGGCCTGGATGGGCGCAGTTTTCGGATGGGCGTTCGCCGGATGGGGTACAACCCTGTATTGGTGGGCAGGAGTGCTGTACGTGGTACAGGTCCGCCGTCTCGTGAAGGCGGACGCCACGGCCGATTGAGCT
Above is a window of Streptomyces subrutilus DNA encoding:
- the ptsP gene encoding phosphoenolpyruvate--protein phosphotransferase, yielding METTLRGVGVSHGVAIGEVRHMGTAVLEPPAKQITADEAEREQGRARKAVEAVSADLIARGQLAGGEAQHVLEAQAMIATDPELMADVDRRIAVGSTAERGVYDAFAAYRVLLAGAGEYMAGRVADLDDVRNRIVARLLGVPMPGVPDSDEPYVLIARDLAPADTALLDPALVLGFVTEEGGPTSHSAILARALGVPAIVALPGAGEIAEGTLIAVDGSTGDLFVDPTPEKRAELEASAAERKAALSASSGPGATSDGHKVPLLANVGGPADVPAAVEAGAEGVGLFRTEFLFLDDSKKAPSEEKQVESYRKVLEAFPGGRVVVRVLDAGADKPLDFLTPADEPNPALGVRGLRSLLDHPDVLRTQLTALAKAAEGLPVYLEVMAPMVADRTDAKAFADACREAGLKAKFGAMVEIPSAALRARSILQEVEFLSLGTNDLAQYAFAADRQVGAVSRLQDPWQPALLDLIALSADAARAEGKSCGVCGEAAADPLLACVLTGLGVTSLSMGAASIPYVRATLAKHTLAQCERAAAAARACDTAAEARVAAQAVLSGE
- a CDS encoding CDP-alcohol phosphatidyltransferase family protein, encoding MEVQETRVQTDRIFTIPNILSMARLAGVPLFLWLILAKHDGWALAVLMLSGISDYLDGKLARRWNQISNLGRLLDPAADRLYILSTLFGLTYRELLPLWLTGALLARELMLLVMVWILRRHGYPPPQVNFLGKAATFNLMYAFPLLLLSDGTGWLAWMGAVFGWAFAGWGTTLYWWAGVLYVVQVRRLVKADATAD
- a CDS encoding PTS sugar transporter subunit IIA, with the protein product MTSVTSPLAGQAIGLAAVPDPVFSGAMVGPGTAIDPVREPSEAVSPVDGVVVSLHPHAYVVVDAEGHGVLTHLGIDTVQLNGEGFELLVNKGDTVTRGQAVIRWNPAAVEAAGKSPVCPVVALEATPDALSDVVESGDVKAHDVLFGWQ